Proteins found in one Coffea eugenioides isolate CCC68of chromosome 5, Ceug_1.0, whole genome shotgun sequence genomic segment:
- the LOC113770073 gene encoding indole-3-acetic acid-amido synthetase GH3.6-like translates to MSEAPKDEGAYAHAHDDTNTIYSVAEEKNKKFLQFIEEVTANADEVQKRVLAEILSRNAHVECLKRHGLNGQTDRETFKKIMPVTTYEDIQPDVNRIANGDKSHIICSQPISEFLTSSGTSGGERKLMPTTEEELERRSLLYNLLMPVMSQFVPGLERSKGMYFVFIKSEVKTPGGLVAHPVLTSYYKSSHFKNRSFDPYTNYTSPNETILCPDSYQSMYSQMLCGLCLNKEVLRVGAVFASGFIRAIRFLEKHWSLLCNDIRTGTLNPQITDPSVREAVMKILKPDPQLAEFIEGECGMESWQGIITRLWPNTKYIDVIVTGTMSQYIPTLDYYSNGLPLVCTRYASSECFLGVNLNPLCKPSEVSYTLIPTVGYFEFLPVDRNNGVTNCISMPKSLNGKEKQELVDLADVKLGQEYELVVTTYAGLYRYRVGDVLRVAGFKNKAPQFNFICRKNVVLSIDTDKTDEVELQNAVKNAVSHLVPFDARVTDYTSYADTTTIPGHYVLFWELSLNGSTPIPPSVFEDCCLAVEESLNSVYRQGRVSDKSIGPLEIKIVEAGTFDKLMDHALSLGASINQYKTPRCVKFAPIVELLNSRVKASYSSPKCPKWVAGHKKWNINVK, encoded by the exons ATGAGTGAGGCACCAAAAGATGAGGGGGCTTATGCTCATGCTCACGACGACACTAACACTATCTACAGTGTTGCtgaggagaaaaacaagaaatttcTTCAGTTTATTGAAGAAGTCACCGCTAACGCTGATGAGGTCCAAAAAAGGGTTCTTGCTGAAATCTTGTCTAGGAATGCCCATGTCGAGTGCTTAAAAAGACATGGCCTTAATGGTCAGACTGATAGAGAAACTTTCAAGAAAATCATGCCTGTCACCACTTACGAGGATATTCAGCCTGATGTTAACCGTATTGCTAATGGGGACAAGTCTCATATCATCTGTTCACAGCCCATCTCCGAGTTCTTGACAag TTCTGGGACATCTGGTGGAGAGAGGAAATTGATGCCTACAACTGAGGAAGAACTAGAAAGGAGATCATTGCTTTACAATCTTCTGATGCCTGTGATGAGTCAATTTGTTCCCGGACTAGAGAGAAGCAAAGGAATGTATTTCGTGTTTATCAAATCTGAGGTTAAGACCCCAGGTGGGCTAGTGGCTCATCCTGTTTTAACTAGTTACTACAAAAGTTCCCACTTTAAGAACAGGTCTTTTGACCCTTACACGAACTATACTAGCCCAAACGAGACCATCTTGTGCCCTGACTCTTATCAGAGCATGTATTCCCAAATGCTTTGTGGGTTGTGCCTAAACAAAGAGGTCCTCCGGGTTGGTGCTGTTTTTGCCTCGGGTTTCATCCGAGCAatccgttttcttgaaaagCATTGGTCACTTCTGTGCAATGATATCCGAACTGGAACTCTAAACCCACAAATTACTGACCCGTCTGTGAGGGAAGCAGTGATGAAAATTCTAAAGCCTGACCCACAACTTGCTGAATTCATCGAGGGGGAATGTGGGATGGAGTCTTGGCAAGGGATTATTACTAGGTTGTGGCCAAACACCAAGTATATTGATGTTATCGTGACTGGGACCATGTCACAGTACATACCAACTCTGGATTACTATAGCAATGGCCTACCTCTTGTTTGCACCAGGTATGCTTCTTCAGAGTGCTTTTTAGGTGTCAATCTCAACCCTCTTTGCAAGCCAAGCGAAGTTTCCTATACCCTCATTCCCACCGTGGGATATTTCGAATTCTTGCCGGTTGACAGAAACAATGGCGTTACAAATTGTATATCCATGCCGAAATCCCTCAATGGGAAGGAGAAACAGGAACTGGTTGATCTCGCTGATGTTAAGCTTGGACAGGAGTACGAGCTTGTTGTCACCACTTATGCAG GCCTTTATCGGTATAGAGTGGGAGATGTACTAAGGGTTGCTGGATTCAAGAACAAGGCCCCTCAATTCAACTTCATATGCCGCAAGAATGTGGTCTTAAGCATTGATACTGATAAGACTGATGAGGTTGAGCTACAAAATGCAGTGAAAAATGCAGTGAGCCATTTGGTCCCGTTTGATGCCCGGGTGACAGATTACACTAGCTATGCTGATACCACTACAATTCCTGGACATTATGTTCTTTTCTGGGAGCTTAGCCTGAATGGCTCAACCCCAATTCCTCCTTCAGTTTTTGAGGACTGTTGCCTGGCCGTTGAGGAGTCGCTCAACAGTGTCTACCGCCAGGGTCGTGTTTCTGACAAGTCAATCGGCCCTCTTGAGATCAAGATTGTGGAGGCTGGCACATTTGATAAGCTTATGGACCATGCCCTTAGCTTAGGAGCTTCAATTAATCAGTATAAAACTCCCCGTTGCGTCAAGTTTGCACCAATTGTTGAACTTTTGAACTCGAGGGTTAAGGCCAGCTACTCCAGTCCAAAATGTCCCAAGTGGGTTGCTGGTCATAAGAAGTGGAATATCAACGTGAAATAA